One genomic segment of Bradyrhizobium diazoefficiens includes these proteins:
- a CDS encoding glycosyltransferase family 4 protein — MLHYQPNKALGATTATALTQSDGSGRNLHVLLMQTQAENAGAQEISRLLGAGLTARGYRVTNLFFFRKSESFDEPPETLYCAPRRPGNPLALLRMLRTLGGHIRATKPDAVLTFQHFGNVIGAGVTRLVSRAPVIANQVSSALSMSWPVRTADIAMGSLGFFDCITLNSKDMEREYSHYPAAYRSRMVHVPHGFDDKALTLPKQAARQTFNLPPDRTLLGCAARLHPHKRLDAAIRLLPDQPSWHLALAGRGGDEARLRQLAADLKVSDRLHLLGEIAPRRMADFLACLDVFVFPTQAETFGLAAVEAANAGVPSVVTDLPVLREVLSVEGRPTALFVDAADHAQLSATVSRLLTDQALRDELRQNAKGLRLRYSVDAMVDEYVRILGQVI; from the coding sequence GTGCTGCATTACCAGCCAAACAAGGCGTTGGGCGCGACGACAGCGACAGCACTCACGCAGTCGGACGGCAGCGGACGCAACCTGCATGTCCTTCTCATGCAGACCCAGGCCGAGAACGCGGGCGCGCAGGAGATCTCCAGGCTGCTCGGCGCCGGGCTGACCGCGCGCGGCTACCGCGTCACCAATCTGTTCTTCTTCCGCAAATCGGAGTCCTTCGACGAGCCGCCCGAGACGCTCTACTGCGCCCCGCGCCGGCCCGGCAATCCGCTGGCGCTGCTGCGCATGCTGCGGACGCTCGGCGGTCATATCAGGGCGACGAAGCCCGATGCCGTCCTGACGTTCCAGCATTTCGGCAACGTCATCGGCGCCGGCGTGACGCGTCTCGTCAGCCGCGCGCCCGTCATCGCCAATCAGGTGTCATCCGCGCTATCGATGAGCTGGCCGGTCCGCACCGCCGATATCGCCATGGGCAGCCTCGGCTTCTTCGACTGCATCACGCTGAACTCGAAGGACATGGAGCGCGAATATTCGCACTACCCCGCGGCCTACCGCTCGCGCATGGTGCATGTCCCGCACGGCTTCGACGACAAGGCGCTCACCCTGCCGAAGCAAGCTGCGCGGCAGACATTCAACCTGCCGCCGGACCGCACATTGCTCGGCTGTGCAGCGCGGCTGCACCCGCACAAGCGGCTCGATGCGGCGATACGCCTCCTCCCGGATCAACCGTCCTGGCACCTTGCCCTCGCCGGCCGAGGCGGCGACGAAGCGCGGCTGCGACAGCTCGCGGCTGATCTGAAAGTCTCGGACAGATTGCACCTGCTCGGCGAAATCGCCCCGCGCCGGATGGCGGACTTCCTCGCCTGTCTCGACGTCTTCGTATTTCCGACGCAAGCCGAGACCTTCGGCCTTGCCGCGGTCGAGGCCGCAAACGCCGGTGTTCCCTCCGTCGTGACCGATCTTCCGGTGCTGCGCGAGGTGTTGTCCGTCGAAGGCAGGCCGACGGCCTTGTTCGTCGACGCCGCCGATCATGCACAGCTATCGGCCACCGTCTCCAGGCTCCTGACTGACCAGGCATTGCGCGACGAGCTGCGACAAAACGCCAAAGGCCTAAGATTGCGCTATTCGGTCGATGCAATGGTGGACGAATACGTTCGAATTCTCGGCCAGGTCATCTGA
- a CDS encoding glucosamine inositolphosphorylceramide transferase family protein gives MIIEFRCERDHARQWMARDTLPIDGGDVPVQIAWTATAEPRPAGLDALFELERMVLHKGKQSGADRLKLSPERTQTRSGAADVIVDFTGAARDPNCPAGLYLRPLFNGTAGENAALAAILAGDLPVIEIVNEVDGAVLDRGHPSAEIAAGLSGALETVMARTLTMVAAILSERPRIVPQLARPASGGHSKRPAAYVLRGLAVSIAKEVYRLCCYAPHWHVGWRFNDGPGVWQTGDLSGPRWTVLGDPGNHFYADPFPITWRGRTFVFFEDLDHRVGRGIISAIEFDDTGPIGEVVPVLEEPWHLSYPFLIEDDGELWMIPESSLHGDVALYKCVRFPDKWERHATLLSGLELADSTITRHNGLNYLFGAWRDGTGGYSDSLAIYYADHLLGPWRPHASNPVLIDRASTRPAGNFVALDGKLWRPVQDCADGYGAALGLAEIIELSPTTYRQIVRHSLKPGPAWPGRKLHTLNRCGRLEVIDGSRVQPKARAFTRNLPSALLSPRTSASPAS, from the coding sequence ATGATCATCGAGTTTCGCTGTGAACGTGACCATGCGCGACAATGGATGGCGCGCGACACGCTGCCGATCGACGGCGGGGATGTCCCGGTCCAGATCGCATGGACGGCAACGGCGGAGCCGCGGCCCGCAGGGCTCGATGCACTGTTTGAGCTCGAGCGCATGGTGCTGCACAAGGGCAAGCAAAGCGGCGCCGACAGGCTAAAGCTCAGTCCGGAACGGACGCAGACGCGCAGCGGCGCGGCCGACGTGATCGTCGATTTCACGGGCGCGGCGCGGGATCCGAACTGTCCGGCCGGGCTGTATCTTCGCCCCCTGTTCAATGGCACCGCCGGCGAGAATGCCGCGCTTGCCGCCATTCTCGCCGGCGATCTGCCTGTCATCGAGATCGTCAACGAGGTCGACGGCGCCGTGCTCGATCGCGGCCATCCGTCCGCAGAGATCGCGGCCGGCCTCAGCGGCGCGCTCGAAACGGTGATGGCGAGAACCCTGACCATGGTGGCGGCCATCCTGTCGGAACGGCCGCGGATCGTGCCGCAACTCGCGCGTCCTGCCTCAGGCGGTCACAGCAAGCGGCCGGCAGCCTATGTCCTGCGCGGTCTTGCGGTGTCGATCGCCAAGGAGGTCTACCGCCTCTGCTGTTATGCGCCGCATTGGCACGTCGGATGGCGCTTCAATGACGGTCCCGGCGTCTGGCAGACCGGAGATCTGTCCGGACCGCGTTGGACCGTGCTCGGCGATCCCGGAAACCATTTCTATGCCGATCCCTTCCCGATCACCTGGCGCGGACGAACCTTCGTCTTCTTCGAGGACCTCGATCACCGCGTGGGAAGAGGCATCATCTCGGCGATCGAGTTCGACGATACCGGCCCGATCGGAGAGGTCGTGCCGGTGCTGGAGGAGCCCTGGCACCTCTCCTATCCGTTCCTGATCGAGGACGACGGCGAATTGTGGATGATTCCGGAGAGCTCGCTCCACGGCGACGTCGCGCTCTACAAATGCGTCCGGTTCCCGGACAAGTGGGAGCGGCACGCGACGCTGCTGTCGGGCCTCGAGCTCGCCGATTCGACCATTACGCGGCACAACGGTCTGAACTATCTGTTCGGCGCCTGGCGCGACGGCACCGGCGGCTATTCGGATTCGCTCGCGATCTATTACGCCGACCACCTGCTCGGGCCATGGCGGCCGCATGCCAGCAACCCGGTCCTGATCGACCGCGCGAGCACGCGGCCGGCGGGGAATTTCGTCGCCCTCGATGGCAAACTGTGGCGGCCGGTGCAGGACTGCGCCGATGGCTACGGCGCAGCGCTCGGCCTCGCGGAGATCATCGAGCTGTCGCCGACGACGTACAGGCAGATCGTCCGTCACTCTCTCAAGCCGGGCCCGGCTTGGCCCGGCAGGAAGCTGCACACCCTGAACCGCTGCGGCCGGCTCGAGGTGATCGACGGATCGCGGGTTCAGCCCAAGGCCCGCGCCTTCACGAGGAATCTCCCGTCGGCGCTTTTGTCTCCGCGGACCAGCGCCTCTCCCGCCAGCTAG
- a CDS encoding ABC transporter substrate-binding protein, whose product MLKTIMLAGAATALALSTAPSFAKELKSIGVSLGSMGNPFFVALSKGAEFEAKKTNPNVKITTVGFEYDLGKQVTQIDNFIAAGVDLILLNPGDPKAIGPAIKKAQGAGIVVVAVDTAAEGADATVTTNNVQAGEISCQYIVDKLGGKGDVIIENGPQVSAVIDRVTGCKNVFSKNPGIKVLSSDQDGKGSREGGLTVAQGYLTRFPKIDAIFAINDPQAIGTDLAARQQNRTGIIITAVDGAPDIEAALKDPQSAQIQASASQDPFFMARRAVQVGVGILNGQKPASTVELLPSKLVTRDNVAEYKGWTSDRSQ is encoded by the coding sequence ATGTTGAAGACGATCATGCTCGCCGGCGCCGCGACGGCGCTTGCCCTCAGCACCGCGCCGTCCTTTGCCAAGGAGCTCAAATCGATCGGCGTCTCGCTGGGATCGATGGGCAATCCGTTCTTCGTCGCACTGTCGAAGGGCGCCGAGTTCGAGGCGAAGAAGACCAATCCCAACGTGAAGATCACCACCGTCGGTTTCGAATACGACCTCGGCAAGCAGGTCACCCAGATCGACAATTTCATCGCCGCCGGCGTCGACCTGATCCTGCTCAACCCCGGCGATCCCAAAGCGATCGGGCCGGCGATCAAGAAGGCGCAAGGCGCAGGCATCGTCGTCGTGGCCGTCGACACCGCGGCCGAAGGCGCCGACGCCACCGTGACCACGAACAACGTGCAGGCCGGCGAGATCTCGTGCCAGTACATTGTCGACAAACTGGGCGGCAAGGGCGACGTCATCATCGAGAACGGGCCGCAGGTCTCCGCGGTGATCGACCGCGTCACCGGCTGCAAGAACGTCTTTTCGAAAAATCCCGGCATCAAGGTGCTGTCCAGCGACCAGGACGGCAAGGGCTCGCGCGAGGGCGGTCTCACCGTCGCGCAGGGTTATCTGACGCGCTTTCCCAAGATCGACGCCATCTTCGCCATCAACGATCCGCAGGCGATCGGCACCGACCTTGCGGCGCGCCAGCAGAACCGCACGGGCATTATCATCACCGCGGTCGACGGCGCGCCCGATATCGAGGCCGCACTGAAGGATCCGCAGTCGGCGCAAATCCAGGCCTCGGCTTCGCAGGATCCGTTCTTCATGGCGCGGCGAGCGGTGCAGGTCGGTGTCGGTATTCTCAACGGCCAGAAGCCGGCCTCGACCGTCGAGCTGCTGCCGTCCAAGCTCGTGACCAGAGACAATGTCGCCGAGTACAAGGGCTGGACCTCGGATCGTTCTCAGTAG
- a CDS encoding ABC transporter permease subunit: MPDNAASKAQPAATTTNGAAAETKRQRMRVLISALGMLPVLLILCIGFHLLSEGRFFTGQNLGIVLQQAAVNTVLAAGMTFVILTGGIDLSVGSILAASAMAGLTLSKLPELGMLWLPAALLTGLGFGIVNGALIALLRLPPFIVTLGSLTAVRGLARLLGADTTVFNPSIPYAFIGNGSLTLVPGVASIPWLSVIALLVILVSWLVLRRTVLGVHIYAVGGNESAARLAGIKVWAVLIFVYGVSGLFAGLGGAMQAARLYAANGLQLGQSYELDAITAVILGGTSFVGGIGSIWGTLVGALIIAVLSNGLILIGVSDIWQYVIKGLVIIGAVALDRYRLQGSART, encoded by the coding sequence ATGCCTGACAATGCCGCTTCGAAGGCCCAGCCCGCCGCGACGACGACCAACGGTGCCGCCGCCGAGACAAAGCGTCAGCGGATGAGGGTGCTGATCAGCGCGCTCGGCATGCTGCCGGTGCTGCTGATCCTCTGCATCGGCTTCCACCTGCTGTCCGAGGGCCGCTTCTTCACCGGCCAAAATCTCGGCATCGTGTTGCAGCAGGCCGCGGTGAACACCGTGCTCGCCGCGGGCATGACTTTCGTCATCCTTACCGGCGGCATCGACCTTTCGGTCGGCTCGATCCTGGCGGCCTCCGCGATGGCGGGGCTGACGCTGTCCAAGCTGCCGGAGCTCGGGATGCTGTGGCTGCCGGCCGCGCTGCTCACGGGCCTTGGCTTCGGAATCGTCAACGGCGCGCTGATCGCGCTGCTCCGTCTGCCGCCCTTCATCGTCACGCTTGGCTCGCTCACCGCGGTGCGTGGTCTGGCGCGACTGCTCGGGGCCGACACCACCGTGTTCAATCCGTCGATTCCCTATGCTTTCATCGGCAATGGCTCGCTGACGCTCGTTCCCGGCGTCGCGTCGATCCCGTGGCTCTCGGTGATCGCCTTGCTGGTCATCCTCGTCTCGTGGCTGGTGTTGCGCCGGACCGTGCTCGGCGTGCACATCTATGCGGTGGGCGGCAATGAAAGCGCGGCGCGGCTTGCCGGCATCAAGGTCTGGGCCGTGCTGATCTTCGTCTACGGTGTCTCCGGACTTTTCGCCGGGCTCGGCGGCGCCATGCAGGCGGCGCGGCTCTATGCCGCCAACGGCCTGCAGCTCGGCCAGTCCTACGAGCTCGACGCGATCACCGCCGTGATCCTCGGCGGCACCTCCTTCGTCGGCGGCATCGGCTCGATCTGGGGCACGCTGGTCGGCGCGCTGATCATCGCCGTCCTGTCGAACGGCCTCATTCTCATCGGCGTCTCCGACATCTGGCAATATGTCATCAAGGGCCTGGTGATCATCGGCGCCGTGGCGCTGGATCGCTACCGGCTGCAAGGCTCGGCCAGGACCTGA
- a CDS encoding sugar ABC transporter ATP-binding protein — MNDPILEMRGVSKSFFGIKALRAVDLTVYAGEVHALMGENGAGKSTLMKILSGAYRPDPGGEIRIEGRPVRIEGPLGGRAAGISIIYQELSLAPNLSVAENIYLGREMSRSGLLARGAMREGVGPILKRLGADFLPSTLVAHLSMGQRQLVEIARALHVRSKILIMDEPTTSLSAAESERLFALIRQLRSEGLAIIYISHRMDEVYALGDRVTVLRDGRLVGALDKQDIRADTIVRLMVGRDVSSFYKKDHDPEAGRGHPVLAAIDMADGRRVKGCSLTVHAGEVVGLAGLIGAGRTELAHLIIGAAPKTSGRLELEGRPVEIRTPGEALEAGIAYLTEDRKALGLFLDMSCLDNINLAVLGRDAKFGGFLDRDKARARADRAFAGLSIRAANVGVAAGSLSGGNQQKVLLSRLLAIAPKVLILDEPTRGVDVGAKSEIYSIIDNLAKAGTAILVISSDLPEIIGICDRVVVMRSGHIAGEVRRSEAAPLNQEDIMTLATGMEQIDA, encoded by the coding sequence ATGAACGATCCGATCCTCGAGATGCGCGGGGTCTCAAAATCCTTCTTTGGCATCAAGGCGCTGCGTGCCGTCGACCTCACCGTCTATGCCGGTGAAGTTCATGCCCTGATGGGTGAGAACGGCGCCGGCAAGTCGACGCTGATGAAGATCCTGTCCGGCGCCTACAGGCCCGATCCCGGCGGCGAGATCCGCATCGAGGGCAGGCCGGTGCGGATCGAAGGTCCGCTCGGCGGCCGCGCCGCGGGCATCTCCATCATTTATCAGGAATTGTCGCTGGCTCCCAATCTCAGTGTTGCCGAGAATATCTATCTCGGCCGCGAGATGTCGCGCTCGGGCTTGCTGGCGCGCGGCGCCATGCGCGAGGGCGTCGGCCCCATCCTGAAGCGACTGGGCGCGGACTTCCTGCCATCGACCCTGGTGGCGCACCTCTCCATGGGCCAGCGGCAACTGGTCGAGATCGCCCGTGCGCTGCACGTGCGATCGAAAATCCTGATCATGGACGAGCCGACCACCTCGTTGTCGGCCGCCGAGAGCGAGCGGCTGTTCGCGCTGATCCGGCAGCTTCGCTCTGAGGGGCTTGCCATCATCTACATCTCGCATCGCATGGACGAGGTCTACGCGCTCGGCGACCGCGTCACGGTGCTGCGCGACGGCCGCCTGGTCGGGGCGCTCGACAAGCAGGACATCCGCGCCGACACCATCGTCCGCTTGATGGTCGGGCGTGACGTCTCCTCGTTCTACAAGAAGGATCACGATCCGGAGGCGGGGCGGGGACATCCCGTGCTCGCAGCGATCGACATGGCCGACGGCCGGCGTGTCAAAGGCTGCTCGCTCACCGTGCATGCGGGCGAAGTGGTCGGCCTCGCCGGCCTGATCGGCGCGGGCCGCACCGAGCTTGCGCATCTCATCATCGGGGCGGCGCCCAAAACCTCGGGTCGGCTCGAGCTGGAGGGACGCCCGGTCGAGATCCGCACGCCGGGTGAGGCGCTCGAGGCCGGCATCGCCTACCTGACCGAAGACAGGAAGGCGCTCGGCTTGTTCCTGGACATGTCGTGCCTGGACAACATCAACCTCGCGGTGCTTGGCCGGGACGCGAAGTTCGGCGGGTTCCTGGACCGCGACAAGGCGCGCGCGCGCGCCGACAGGGCCTTCGCGGGACTCAGCATCCGCGCCGCCAATGTCGGCGTCGCCGCAGGTAGCCTGTCCGGCGGCAACCAGCAGAAGGTGTTGCTGTCGCGGCTTCTCGCCATCGCGCCGAAGGTCCTGATCCTCGACGAGCCGACGCGTGGCGTCGACGTCGGCGCCAAATCCGAGATCTATTCGATCATCGACAATCTCGCCAAGGCCGGCACTGCGATTCTCGTCATCTCGTCCGACCTGCCCGAGATCATCGGCATCTGCGACCGCGTCGTCGTGATGCGTAGCGGGCACATCGCGGGCGAGGTCAGGCGAAGCGAGGCGGCGCCGCTGAACCAGGAAGACATCATGACGCTCGCGACGGGGATGGAGCAAATCGATGCCTGA
- the xylB gene encoding xylulokinase, translating to MYLGIDLGTSAVKTVLVDSAQRVIASESRPLATASPQSGHSEQDPAQWIDAAFATLDALKASHPGALAAVEGIGLSGQMHGATLLDASAKPLRPCILWNDGRAAAECRILEQRWPALRTVTGNKAMPGFTAPKLLWIAAHEPEIFAATKLVLMPKAYLRLVLSGEAVEDVSDASGSLWLDAARRDWSDAALAATGLSRDHMPRLVEGCAPATTLRGELAQRWGMTRRPVIAGGAGDNPAGAVGIGAIRPGSAFVSLGTSGALLAPTSRIAANPDRAVHTFCHAVPDMWIQAGAILSAASCLAWAARLFGVTEAELLAPLGFRPQAPSPVSFLPYLAGERTPHDDPAARGLLDGLSHGTDRGMIVQAVLEGVAFALADCRDVLADAGIAIAEADVIGGGSRSGFWLSVLANVLNVPVHRFAGGETGAAFGAARLGRLAVTGEAVADVCTRPQRVETFEPDARLVDAYAERLPAWRELYRPRH from the coding sequence ATGTATCTCGGCATCGATCTCGGCACCTCGGCAGTCAAGACCGTTCTTGTCGATAGCGCCCAGCGCGTGATTGCAAGCGAGAGCCGGCCGCTCGCGACCGCCTCGCCGCAATCAGGCCATTCCGAGCAGGACCCTGCGCAGTGGATCGATGCGGCCTTCGCCACGCTGGACGCGCTGAAGGCGAGCCATCCTGGCGCGCTGGCGGCAGTCGAAGGCATCGGACTGTCCGGCCAGATGCACGGTGCCACGCTGCTCGATGCCAGCGCAAAGCCGCTGCGGCCCTGCATCCTCTGGAACGACGGACGCGCGGCCGCGGAGTGCCGTATCCTGGAGCAGCGCTGGCCCGCCTTGCGTACGGTGACGGGCAACAAGGCGATGCCGGGATTCACCGCGCCAAAACTGCTCTGGATCGCGGCGCACGAGCCTGAAATCTTTGCAGCGACAAAACTCGTTCTGATGCCAAAGGCCTATTTGCGCCTGGTGCTGTCAGGCGAGGCCGTCGAAGATGTTTCGGACGCATCGGGATCGCTGTGGCTCGACGCTGCGCGCCGGGACTGGTCGGATGCGGCGCTGGCGGCGACCGGCCTGTCGCGCGATCACATGCCGCGCCTGGTCGAGGGATGCGCGCCCGCAACGACACTGCGCGGCGAGCTCGCGCAGCGCTGGGGGATGACCAGGCGGCCGGTGATCGCGGGCGGCGCCGGCGACAATCCAGCGGGCGCCGTCGGCATCGGCGCGATCCGGCCGGGAAGCGCGTTCGTGTCGCTGGGAACCTCGGGTGCCTTGCTGGCGCCGACCAGCAGGATCGCGGCCAACCCGGACCGCGCGGTGCATACATTCTGTCACGCCGTTCCCGACATGTGGATTCAGGCCGGTGCGATCCTCTCGGCTGCCTCCTGTCTCGCCTGGGCCGCGCGCCTGTTCGGCGTCACCGAGGCCGAGCTATTGGCGCCACTTGGATTTCGCCCGCAGGCGCCGTCGCCGGTGAGCTTCCTGCCTTATCTTGCGGGTGAGCGGACGCCGCACGACGATCCCGCCGCGCGCGGCCTGCTCGATGGTTTGAGCCACGGCACCGATCGCGGGATGATCGTGCAGGCGGTGCTCGAGGGCGTTGCCTTCGCGCTTGCCGATTGCCGCGACGTGCTCGCGGATGCCGGCATTGCGATTGCGGAAGCCGACGTCATCGGCGGCGGTTCGCGGTCGGGGTTCTGGCTCTCGGTGCTGGCCAACGTGCTGAATGTCCCCGTCCATCGCTTTGCCGGCGGTGAGACAGGCGCCGCGTTCGGTGCGGCGAGATTGGGGCGGCTTGCTGTCACCGGTGAGGCGGTCGCCGACGTGTGCACCCGGCCGCAGCGCGTCGAGACGTTCGAACCCGACGCCAGGTTGGTCGATGCCTATGCCGAACGGCTTCCCGCATGGCGCGAACTGTATCGGCCGCGCCACTAG
- a CDS encoding LysR family transcriptional regulator has translation MDRLLQLEVFSRTAELGSLSKAAEILRMSNAAASRHLSALEERLAVRLIERNTRRQWLTEAGQELLQRCSTLLNELAEAEDAVSDRALSPKGMLRVTSSLSFAMIYLAPMLPAFRALYPDLSVQIISANRYLDFIEAGIDVAIRTREHEPDSNIIVRRIGQMHRVLAAAPSYLEKHGRPEHPADLARHNMLIYNLANDPYSLRLSQGSTTQTIRVAPTLDSNDGQIICGAARAGLGILIQPLYIVQSDIAAGRLVPVLSGWELPLLTMNIAYQNRVRLPAKIRVFSDFLVAHIREHSEPGIWIDAAK, from the coding sequence ATGGACCGGCTGCTCCAACTCGAAGTCTTCTCCAGAACCGCCGAGCTCGGCAGTCTGTCCAAGGCCGCCGAGATCCTGCGGATGTCGAATGCGGCCGCCAGCCGCCATCTCAGCGCGCTGGAGGAGCGGCTTGCGGTTCGGCTGATCGAGCGCAACACGCGCCGGCAATGGCTGACCGAGGCAGGCCAGGAGCTGTTGCAGCGCTGCAGCACGCTGCTCAACGAGCTCGCCGAAGCTGAGGACGCGGTCTCCGACCGCGCGCTGTCGCCGAAGGGCATGCTGCGCGTGACGTCTTCGCTGTCCTTCGCGATGATCTATCTCGCGCCGATGTTGCCGGCCTTCCGCGCGCTTTATCCCGATCTGAGCGTGCAGATCATCAGCGCCAATCGCTATCTTGATTTCATCGAGGCCGGCATCGATGTGGCGATCCGCACGCGGGAGCACGAGCCGGATTCCAACATCATCGTCCGCCGCATTGGCCAGATGCACCGCGTGCTCGCGGCGGCTCCGTCCTATCTGGAGAAGCACGGCCGTCCCGAGCATCCTGCCGATCTCGCCCGCCACAACATGCTGATCTACAACCTCGCCAATGATCCCTATTCGTTGCGGCTGAGCCAGGGCAGCACGACACAGACGATCCGGGTCGCGCCGACACTCGACAGCAATGACGGCCAGATCATCTGCGGCGCGGCGCGTGCCGGGCTCGGCATCCTGATCCAGCCGCTCTACATCGTGCAGAGCGATATCGCGGCCGGCCGGCTGGTGCCTGTCTTGAGCGGCTGGGAGCTGCCGCTGCTCACCATGAACATCGCCTATCAGAACCGCGTCAGGCTGCCCGCCAAGATCAGGGTCTTTTCCGACTTCCTGGTCGCCCACATCCGCGAGCATTCGGAGCCCGGGATCTGGATCGACGCGGCGAAATGA
- a CDS encoding Dabb family protein codes for MSGPIRHIVMWRLRGETPAERSAARIKLKTLFEGLKGRIDGLTHIEVGLDVSDVDYACDVVLFSEFTSQAALSAYATHPEHLRVREALGDLRIGRFQVDYPIKETGA; via the coding sequence ATGTCGGGCCCGATCAGGCACATCGTGATGTGGCGGCTGCGCGGGGAAACCCCAGCGGAGCGCTCCGCCGCCCGGATCAAGCTCAAGACCCTGTTCGAGGGGCTCAAGGGCCGGATCGACGGCCTGACCCATATTGAGGTCGGCCTCGACGTTAGCGATGTCGATTACGCCTGCGACGTGGTGTTGTTCTCCGAGTTCACCAGCCAGGCGGCGCTCAGCGCCTATGCCACTCACCCGGAGCACCTGCGCGTCCGCGAGGCACTGGGCGACTTGCGGATCGGGCGCTTCCAGGTCGATTATCCCATCAAAGAGACCGGCGCATGA
- a CDS encoding maleylacetate reductase: protein MIGSFTFENLPCRVVFGSGTLASAKAEVERLGGKRALVLTTPQQEAQGKSLGAALGPVYADIFPGATMHTPVEVTERALAAMKACQADCVVSLGGGSTTGLGKALALRTGVNQLCIPTTYAGSEMTPIVGQTENGLKTTVRDTAVLPETVIYDVDLTIRLPVGLAATSGINAIAHAAEALYARDTNPVTSLMAEEGIRALARALPAIAASSDDREARTEALYGAWLCGVCLGTVGMALHHKLCHTLGGTFDLPHAETHTIVLPHALAYNAPAVPDAMARIARAIGAADASQGLFDLAKGLGAKLALRDVGMPESGIDKAADLAVTNAYWNPRPLDRNAIRDLIARAWAGEPPGTVTAAA from the coding sequence ATGATCGGTTCGTTCACCTTTGAAAACCTGCCCTGCCGCGTCGTGTTCGGCAGCGGAACGCTGGCTAGCGCCAAGGCCGAGGTCGAGCGGCTCGGCGGCAAGCGCGCGCTGGTGTTGACGACGCCGCAGCAGGAGGCACAGGGCAAGAGCCTTGGTGCCGCGCTTGGTCCGGTCTATGCAGACATTTTTCCGGGCGCCACGATGCACACGCCGGTCGAGGTCACCGAACGCGCGCTCGCGGCGATGAAGGCGTGCCAAGCCGACTGCGTTGTCTCGCTCGGCGGCGGCTCCACCACCGGCCTCGGCAAGGCGCTGGCCTTGCGCACCGGCGTCAACCAGCTCTGCATTCCCACCACCTATGCCGGCTCGGAGATGACCCCGATCGTCGGCCAGACCGAGAACGGCCTGAAGACGACGGTGCGCGACACAGCGGTGCTGCCCGAGACCGTGATCTACGATGTCGACCTCACCATCAGATTGCCGGTAGGCCTCGCCGCGACATCGGGCATCAACGCGATCGCCCATGCGGCGGAAGCGCTTTACGCCCGCGACACCAATCCGGTGACATCGCTGATGGCGGAGGAAGGCATCCGCGCCCTCGCACGCGCCCTGCCCGCCATTGCCGCCAGCAGCGACGACCGCGAGGCCCGCACCGAAGCGCTCTATGGCGCCTGGCTGTGCGGCGTCTGCCTCGGCACCGTCGGCATGGCGCTGCATCACAAGCTCTGCCACACGCTCGGCGGCACCTTCGACCTGCCGCATGCGGAGACCCACACCATCGTGCTGCCGCACGCACTGGCCTACAATGCGCCGGCCGTGCCGGATGCGATGGCGCGCATCGCGCGCGCGATCGGCGCGGCCGATGCATCGCAAGGACTTTTCGACCTTGCAAAGGGACTGGGCGCGAAGCTGGCGCTGCGCGATGTCGGCATGCCCGAGAGCGGCATCGACAAGGCCGCGGATCTCGCCGTCACCAACGCCTACTGGAACCCGCGCCCGCTGGACCGCAATGCCATCCGCGACCTGATCGCACGCGCCTGGGCCGGCGAGCCGCCCGGCACCGTCACAGCGGCGGCGTGA